A DNA window from Sphingopyxis macrogoltabida contains the following coding sequences:
- a CDS encoding BolA family protein produces the protein MSEKGPVQREMEELLTAAFPDAKFILSNDSASHHGHSGDDGSGESHFSLAIEWPGFAGQNRVARQRAVNKALGDLPGQRVHALAIKATAPGE, from the coding sequence ATGAGCGAAAAAGGTCCAGTGCAACGCGAGATGGAGGAGCTGCTGACGGCGGCTTTTCCCGACGCGAAATTCATTCTCAGCAACGACAGCGCCAGCCATCACGGCCATTCGGGCGACGACGGATCGGGCGAATCGCATTTCAGTCTCGCCATCGAGTGGCCGGGATTCGCAGGGCAGAATCGCGTCGCGCGCCAGCGCGCGGTGAACAAGGCGCTCGGCGACCTCCCAGGGCAGCGCGTCCACGCGCTCGCGATCAAGGCGACGGCGCCGGGCGAATAG